A single genomic interval of Orcinus orca chromosome 19, mOrcOrc1.1, whole genome shotgun sequence harbors:
- the CCDC42 gene encoding coiled-coil domain-containing protein 42, producing the protein MSLGTMEGEDLAEYFRLQYGQRLLQLLQKFPSTEDHSDSPSIRLLEKKKEAKLMHHAMEQKKEIFQRRMETLNLRWEELGVKEAQLKAHIQKFEQFIRENDQKRIRALKKANKERELKRQCTQELTKAKQEMAALRLEHQRLSAKLQEYSIFNKYLEKVVENSEFEEIHEVIARYKTLVSMHHDLMQSAQEGQEKVERAKARLARYKEEKDDEILQHNNELARLQMRFDRARSDVIIWESRWAHIQNTAAKKTLLLGTIKMATLNLFQIVSKQLKEASSVSLEDTHKQLDTIQQFIQDLSDIWAEVKKKEQQQVRV; encoded by the exons ATGAGTCTGGGCACCATGGAGGGGGAGGATCTGGCCGAGTACTTCCGCTTGCAGTATGGGCAaaggctgctgcagctgctgca GAAGTTCCCCAGCACTGAGGACCACTCAGACTCCCCATCCATCCGGCTgctggagaagaagaaagaggccaAGCTCATGCACCATGCCATGGAGCAGAAGAAGGAG ATATTTCAGCGCAGAATGGAAACCCTGAACCTGCGCTGGGAGGAGCTGGGAGTCAAGGAGGCCCAGCTGAAAGCCCACATACAGAAGTTTGAGCAGTTCATCCGG GAGAACGACCAGAAACGGATCCGGGCCCTGAAGAAGGCCAACAAGGAGCGAGAACTCAAGAGGCAGTGCACGCAAGAGCTGACCAAGGCCAAGCAGGAGATGGCGGCCCTGCGGCTGGAGCACCAGAGGCTGAGCGCCAAGCTGCAGGAATACTCCATCTTCAACAAGTACCTGGAGAAGGTGGTGGAGAACTCCGAG TTCGAAGAGATCCACGAGGTGATCGCGCGCTACAAGACGCTGGTGAGCATGCACCACGACCTCATGCAGTCGGCGCAGGAGGGCCAGGAGAAGGTGGAGCGCGCCAAGGCCCGGCTGGCGCGCTACAAGGAGGAGAAGGACGACGAGATCCTGCAGCACAACAACGAGCTGGCGCGCCTGCAGATGCGCTTCGACCGCGCCCGCAGCGACGTCATCATCTGG GAATCTCGCTGGGCACACATCCAGAACACCGCCGCCAAGAAGACCCTCTTGCTTGGCACCATTAAGATGGCAACGCTGAACCTCTTCCAGATCGTGAGCAAGCAGCTGAAGGAGGCGAGCTCCGTGTCCCTGGAGGACACGCACAAACAGCTGGACACG ATCCAGCAGTTTATCCAGGACCTGTCAGACATCTGGGCAGAGGTGAAGAAGAAGGAGCAACAGCAAGTCCGGGTTTAA